From one Vicia villosa cultivar HV-30 ecotype Madison, WI unplaced genomic scaffold, Vvil1.0 ctg.001147F_1_1_1, whole genome shotgun sequence genomic stretch:
- the LOC131633596 gene encoding septum-promoting GTP-binding protein 1-like: MAKLIKQTTKKMTQQLCRKIVQVDVRYGVLQRVSFVGHFFRFIWNKLMVCSLGSSSPQYTRLPLRGSSSAPPSPTTVDDGLTHEQSHISNGYESDSDLVNLKISLLGDCHIGKTTFLIKYVGNEVEKRSLQMEGLNLMDKTLSVQGARISFCIWDVAGDKKSLDQIPMACKDAVAVLIMFDLTSRCTLNSVVGWYSEARKWNQTAIPILIGTKFDDFVRLPPDLQWTIVTQARAYARAMKATLFFSSATHNINVNKIFKFIMAKLFNLPWTIERNLKVGEPIIDF, translated from the exons ATGGCAAAACTGATTAAACAAACCACAAAAAAGATGACACAACAACTCTGCCGGAAAATCGTTCAGGTCGATGTTCGTTACGGCGTGCTTCAAAGGGTGTCTTTTGTTGGTCACTTTTTTCGATTCATTTGGAATAAACTCATGGTTTGTTCCCTTGGAAGTTCATCACCTCAATACACAAGGTTGCCTCTCCGTGGCTCATCTTCTGCTCCGCCGTCTCCGACCACCGTTGACGACGGTTTAACTCATGAACAATCACATATCTCAAATGGGTATGAATCAGATTCTGATTTGGTTAACCTCAAGATTAGTTTGTTGGGTGATTGTCATATTGGAAAAACCACTTTTTTG aTCAAGTATGTAGGAAATGAAGTAGAAAAGAGAAGTTTACAAATGGAGGGATTGAATTTAATGGATAAAACATTATCTGTTCAAGGAGCTAGAATTTCATTTTGTATATGGGATGTTGCag GTGATAAAAAGTCCTTGGATCAAATTCCAATGGCTTGTAAAGATGCAGTTGCTGTTTTGATTATGTTTGATCTCACTAGTCGATGTACATTAAACAG TGTTGTTGGATGGTACAGTGAAGCAAGAAAATGGAATCAG ACTGCAATACCTATTTTAATAGGAACTAAGTTTGATGATTTTGTAAGACTTCCTCCAGATTTACAATGGACAATTGTGACACAg GCAAGAGCATATGCAAGGGCAATGAAGGCAACCCTATTTTTCTCAAGTGCAACACACAATATAAATGtcaacaaaattttcaagtttatcaTGGCAAAGCTCTTTAACTTGCCTTGGACGATAGAAAGGAATTTGAAAGTTGGAGAACCCATTATTGACTTCTAA
- the LOC131633600 gene encoding ABC transporter B family member 20-like — translation MLLVVESNPGDFVGTAVSGTPFGKACAAVGQSSLMSTYDDLFSQKLWLAGFSRGIQEVHRRASLVLRDAVRNINSI, via the exons ATGTTGTTGGTTGTTGAAAGCAATCCAGGTGATTTTGTAGGCACTGCAGTATCTGGTACACCTTTTGGCAAGGCTTGTGCTGCTGTTGGACAAAGCAGTCTTATGTCTACTTATGATGATTTGTTTAGTCAG AAATTGTGGCTTGCTGGTTTTTCAAGGGGCATACAGGAAGTGCACCGAAGAGCATCTTTAGTTCTTAGAGATGCAGTTAgaaatattaacagcatataa
- the LOC131633594 gene encoding uncharacterized protein LOC131633594, protein MSMSKSSKMLQYINYRMRVTIQDGRQLVGKFMAFDRHMNLVLGDCEEFRKLPPVKGKKTADGEREDRRTLGLVLLRGEEVVSMTVEGPPPPEESRAKGVNAAAMAGPGIGRAAGRGVPPAPVIQAQPGLSGPVRGVGGPAPGMMQPQISRPPQLSAPPVSYPGGAPVMRPPGQMPYPGQGPPPMARGPPPPMPPGQFPQRPGGPPPQFSMPPPQYGQRPMGPPPPGQMLRGPPPPPRPGMQQPPRPGMPPPPGSGVPAYGPPRPGMPPPPNAPNQQQQN, encoded by the coding sequence ATGTCGATGTCTAAGAGTTCCAAGATGCTTCAATACATCAACTACCGTATGAGGGTAACAATCCAAGACGGTCGTCAACTCGTCGGAAAGTTCATGGCCTTCGATCGCCACATGAATCTCGTCCTCGGTGACTGTGAAGAGTTTCGCAAGCTTCCTCCGGTGAAGGGGAAGAAAACGGCGGATGGAGAGCGTGAAGACCGCCGGACGTTAGGGCTTGTTTTACTTCGTGGTGAAGAGGTTGTTTCGATGACGGTTGAAGGTCCTCCTCCTCCTGAAGAGAGTAGGGCGAAGGGTGTTAATGCTGCTGCGATGGCGGGTCCGGGAATTGGGAGGGCTGCTGGGAGAGGTGTTCCTCCGGCGCCGGTTATTCAAGCTCAGCCTGGTTTGTCTGGTCCTGTTCGTGGTGTTGGTGGACCGGCTCCTGGAATGATGCAGCCGCAGATCTCGCGGCCGCCACAGTTGTCTGCGCCACCTGTTTCATATCCTGGTGGTGCACCGGTTATGCGTCCTCCTGGTCAGATGCCGTATCCTGGACAAGGTCCGCCTCCAATGGCGAGGGGTCCTCCGCCACCTATGCCGCCTGGACAATTTCCTCAGAGACCAGGTGGTCCTCCGCCGCAATTTTCTATGCCGCCTCCTCAGTATGGGCAGAGACCTATGGGACCACCTCCTCCTGGACAGATGTTAAGAGGGCCTCCTCCTCCACCTCGTCCTGGAATGCAACAGCCGCCACGTCCCGGCATGCCTCCTCCTCCTGGAAGTGGTGTTCCGGCGTATGGTCCACCCCGGCCTGGCATGCCTCCTCCACCAAATGCTCCAAATCAGCAACAGCAAAATTGA